The nucleotide window GCTTCTACAGAATGTGAAGCAGAAACTATGAATGCAGAAGATCCTCTATTTATTTTATATACTTCTGGCTCTACAGGAATGCCAAAAGGCATGGTTCATACAACTGCTGGTTATATGGTTTATTCAGCCTATACTTTTAAAAATGCATTTCAATATAAAGAAAATGACGTGTATTGGTGTACAGCAGATATTGGTTGGATTACTGGCCATTCTTACATTGTGTATGGTCCTTTAGCAAATGGTGCAACAACTGTAATGTTTGAAGGTGTACCAAGTTATCCAGATTTTGGTCGTTTTTGGCAAATTGTAGAAAAACATAAAATCAATCAGTTTTATACAGCACCAACAGCTATTAGAGCTTTAGCAAAACATGGAACAGGATTGGTAGATAAATACGATTTAACATCATTAAAAGTTTTAGGTTCTGTAGGAGAACCTATAAATGAAGAAGCTTGGCATTGGTATAATGATAATGTAGGTAAAAAGAAAAGCCCAATTATAGATACTTGGTGGCAAACAGAAACTGGTGGAATGATGATAACTCCAATTCCATATGTAACTCCAACAAAACCAACCTATGCAACTTTACCATTTATAGGTATTCAACCTTGTTTGATGGATGAAAATGGAAAAGAATTAGAAGGCAATCAAGTAGAAGGTAGGTTGTGTATAAAACATCCTTGGCCAAGTATTGCAAGAACAATTTGGGGCAATCATCAACGATATAAAGAGACGTATTTTTCAGCATTTGAAAACAAATATTTTACTGGAGATGGAGCTTTAAGAGACGAAGTTGGTTATTACAGAATTACTGGTAGAGTAGATGATGTAATTATTGTTTCTGGTCATAATTTAGGAACTGCACCAATAGAAGATGCTATAAATGAACATCCTGCAGTTGCAGAATCTGCTATTGTTGGTTTTCCACATGATATTAAAGGAAGTGCTTTGTATGGTTATGTAATTTTAAAAGATACAGGAGAAAGCAGAAATCACGATAATTTACGTAAAGAAATCAATCAAGCCATTTCAGAGAAAATAGGGCCAATTGCCAAATTAGATAAAATTCAATTCTCAGAAGGTTTACCAAAAACACGTTCAGGAAAAATAATGAGACGTATTTTACGTAAAATCGCATCAAATGAAATGGATAATTTAGGAGATACAAGTACACTTTTAAATCCGGAAGTTGTGCAAAATATCATAGACAATAGATTGTAAGTAAATTAATTTGGGCGTGTTTTTGTGAAAAACAAAAACTGCGCTATTCACTTTATCTTTTTGCAGAAAAAGCAAAAAGGATATCGTTTCTATCGCTCACGCAAGCCTATTTGCCAACAATTAGAAATATTAAAAAAATAAGACCTGTCAGCTTTCTAAAACCTGACAGGTCTTTTTGTTAACTTTGCATATCTGTCATAATAATTTCTAATGGCATATAAATTGACCTTTATAAATTATGCAGCATTTCAAAGAATCATCAAAAGATAAAAAGAAGCCAAAAGTAACCTTAAAACAAGCTTTTAAAACCATTATTTGGCCAAGAAGAAACCTAGTTTTTGTGGGTCTCATTTTAATAATTATTAGAAGTTTATCTGGTTTTGTTTTACCCTTACAAAGTAAAGTGTTGTTAGATGAGGTAGTACCTAATAAAGATTACACTCAATTATACACGCTAATAGCTGTTGTTATTGGTGCAATTTCTGTACAAGCAATTACTTCTTTTTTACTAACCAAAGTACTAAGTATACAAGCACAATATTTAATTTCAGAATTAAGAGCAGAAGTGCAAAGAAAGGTATTAACCCTACCAATTAGTTTTTTTGATAATACAAAATCTGGGGCTTTAGTTTCTAGAATTATGAGTGATGTAGAAGGAGTTCGAAACTTAATTGGCACAGGTTTAGTGCAGTTAATTGGTGGTTCTTTTACAGCAATTGTAACGTTAGTTATTTTGATTAAAATGAATGTTTGGATGACGCTTTTTACCTTTGTTCCATTATCTATATTTGGATTAATTGCCTTAAAATCATTCAAATACATTCGACCTATTTTTAGGGCAAGAGGTAAAATAAATGCAGAAGTTAAAGGACGTTTAACAGAAACTTTAGGTGGTATTCGAGTAATAAAAGCCTTTAATGCAGAAGAACAAGAAAGTAAAATTTTCGAAAAAGGTGTTGCAGATATTTTTATCAATGTTAAAAAAAGTATGACAGCAACTGCAATAATGACAAGTTCTTCTACTTTTTTAATTGGTTTAGCAACAACTGGAGTTATGGGAATTGGTGGTTATTATATGATACAAGGAACCTTAACCTTTGGAGATTTCATTCAGTTTACATTTCTGTTAGCCTTTATGGTTGCTCCAATAGTACAAATGAGTAATATTGGTAGTCAGCTTACAGAAGCATTGGCTGGTTTAGACAGAACAGAAGAATTAATGAATATGTCTGCAGAAGAAGATGATGTAAGTAGAACTATAGAATTAGATAAAGTTGATGGCGAAATTAAGTTTGATGATGTTTCTTTTTCATATGAAGCTGGTAAAGAAGTTCTACATAATATCAATTTTCAAGTTCCTGCAGGTTCTGTAACAGCTTTAGTGGGTAGTTCTGGTTCTGGTAAATCTACGATAGCAGGTTTATCAGCAACATTTTTAAATCCCAAATCAGGTACAATTACTATAGATAATCAAGATATGTCTAAAGTAAAATTGTCTAGTTATCGTAAAAACTTAGGAGTTGTTTTGCAAGATGAATTTTTATTTGAGGGTACAATTAGAGAAAACATACTTTTTCCAAGACCAAATGCAACTGATGAAGAGTTGCAAAATGCTGTAAATGCAGCTTATGTAAACGAATTTACAGATAGGTTTGATGATGGTTTAGATACCTTAATTGGAGAAAGAGGTGTAAAATTATCTGGAGGACAAAGACAGCGTTTGGCAATTGCAAGAGCCATTTTAGCAGATCCTAGAATTTTAATTTTAGATGAAGCAACATCAAGTTTAGATACAGAAAGTGAAGCATTGATTCAGAAAAGTCTATCAGAATTAATAAAAAACAGAACAACAATAGTTATTGCTCATAGGTTGAGTACAATTAAAAAAGCAAATCAAATTTTAGTAATAGAATCTGGTAAAATTGCAGAAAGAGGTACACATGATGAGTTGATTGATGCAAAAGGTAGATATTTTGATTTGTATACTTACCAATCAAAAATTTAAAATAAAACTGTAAACTAGCTGTAAATTTTCGACAGATAATCTAAATATTCAAAAACCAAATAATGAAAAAAATAGCATTTGTATTTATTTTAGCAATTACTATAGTCTCTTGTAAGAAACAAGTTAAAAAAGAAACTGAGGATAAAAATAAAACAGAGATTAAATCTGAAGTAAACAAAAAGATTCCAGAAGAACTAGCTAAAGTTTTTAAAACGCATGGAGGTTTAGCAACTTGGAATAGTATGCAGGTTTTATCTTTTAATAAAGGAGAAGAAGCACATACAGCAGATTTGAAATCGAGAAAAACAGTTATAAATTCTCCTAAATATTCTTTAGGTTTTAATGGTAAAGAAGTTTGGTTAGATGAAGAGAATAAAGGCGATTACAAAGGAAATCCTGAGTTTTACTATAACTTATACTTTTACTTTTATGCAATGCCATTTGTGTTAGCAGATGATGGTATTATTTATGAAAAAGCAGATGCAATTTCTTTTGAAGGATTAGAATATCCTGGGTTTAAAATCTCTTATAAAGCAAACATTGGTACTTCTCCAGATGACAATTACATTGTGTATTACAACCCAAAAAACTTTCAAATGGAATGGTTAGCATACACAGTTACGTTTAACTCTAAAGAACCAAGTAATAGATATAATTTAATTAAATACAATAAGTGGGAAAATGTGAATGGCTTAATTTTACCAAAAGAAATTACTTGGTATAAGAAAGATGATAAAGGCATGCCAACAGAACCAGCAAGACCTGCAACAGAATTTACATTGCCTTTAGCAAGCAAAGCTAAATTAGTAGATTCATTTTTTGAGAAGCCTAAAAAGTAATTTTACTACTATTGCTTATATTACTAGTAGTTTGTTGTATTTTTAAGATATTCTATAATCTTGTCATAAACAAAAATATAATAATCATGAAACCTTGAAAGCAATATGTTTTCGAGGTTTTTTGTTGATTTTAAGACAGATAAATCGAATAATTTAATATCGGCTACTTCTTCCTCTTGAATTTTTAATTCGGAAACTGGCGATTTTAATTCAGCTATAAATACATGATGATGTTCATTATCTTGAATGCCATTTGCATGTGAAACTTGATGAATTCTTGTACCTATTTTAATCAAGTCAGATTCTTTAATTTCTAAACCAATTTCTTCTAAGATTTCTCTTTTTGCTGATGTTAAAATTGTTTCACCAGCTGCAATATGCCCTGCAACAGAAATATCCCACAAACCAGGAAATACTTTTTTGGTTAATGACCTTTTTTGAAGTAATATTTTTTTATCCAAGGTATAGAGCCAAATGTGCACAGTTGCATGAAACCAACCATGTTTATGGGCTTCAGATTTTAAGGCAGTTCTTCCTGTGGGTTGTCCTTCAGGAGTTAAAATATCAATCAATTCATCCATTTTGTAAACAAGCTAAAATACAATTGGTTAATTTTTTAAAATCTGCTTTACTATTGTATAAATGGCAAGACAAGCGAATGTAATTTCCTCGAAAAGAAATGTAAATATTCTCTTCTTTTAGTTTTGCTTTTAGCTCATTTACATTTAATTCTTTAGGTAATTCTACTCCAAATAAATGATGGCTTCTATATGCTTCATCTTCAACAAAACAGCCAATTCCCTTTAAAGTGATTACTGCTTCATTTGTTATTTTTTTGCAGTAATTCTGAATCGCTTTTGGTGTCCATTCTAAAACTTGCTGTAAACCTGCAATTTGCATTTTAACATGTATAAAACTGGCATGTTCACCAACAGAATATCTATTTGCTAAAGGTTTATAACTGTTTTCATAATTGGTTAAATCAGCCA belongs to Polaribacter dokdonensis and includes:
- a CDS encoding NUDIX hydrolase, with product MDELIDILTPEGQPTGRTALKSEAHKHGWFHATVHIWLYTLDKKILLQKRSLTKKVFPGLWDISVAGHIAAGETILTSAKREILEEIGLEIKESDLIKIGTRIHQVSHANGIQDNEHHHVFIAELKSPVSELKIQEEEVADIKLFDLSVLKSTKNLENILLSRFHDYYIFVYDKIIEYLKNTTNY
- a CDS encoding ABC transporter ATP-binding protein — translated: MQHFKESSKDKKKPKVTLKQAFKTIIWPRRNLVFVGLILIIIRSLSGFVLPLQSKVLLDEVVPNKDYTQLYTLIAVVIGAISVQAITSFLLTKVLSIQAQYLISELRAEVQRKVLTLPISFFDNTKSGALVSRIMSDVEGVRNLIGTGLVQLIGGSFTAIVTLVILIKMNVWMTLFTFVPLSIFGLIALKSFKYIRPIFRARGKINAEVKGRLTETLGGIRVIKAFNAEEQESKIFEKGVADIFINVKKSMTATAIMTSSSTFLIGLATTGVMGIGGYYMIQGTLTFGDFIQFTFLLAFMVAPIVQMSNIGSQLTEALAGLDRTEELMNMSAEEDDVSRTIELDKVDGEIKFDDVSFSYEAGKEVLHNINFQVPAGSVTALVGSSGSGKSTIAGLSATFLNPKSGTITIDNQDMSKVKLSSYRKNLGVVLQDEFLFEGTIRENILFPRPNATDEELQNAVNAAYVNEFTDRFDDGLDTLIGERGVKLSGGQRQRLAIARAILADPRILILDEATSSLDTESEALIQKSLSELIKNRTTIVIAHRLSTIKKANQILVIESGKIAERGTHDELIDAKGRYFDLYTYQSKI
- a CDS encoding DUF6503 family protein, which gives rise to MKKIAFVFILAITIVSCKKQVKKETEDKNKTEIKSEVNKKIPEELAKVFKTHGGLATWNSMQVLSFNKGEEAHTADLKSRKTVINSPKYSLGFNGKEVWLDEENKGDYKGNPEFYYNLYFYFYAMPFVLADDGIIYEKADAISFEGLEYPGFKISYKANIGTSPDDNYIVYYNPKNFQMEWLAYTVTFNSKEPSNRYNLIKYNKWENVNGLILPKEITWYKKDDKGMPTEPARPATEFTLPLASKAKLVDSFFEKPKK